The window TCTGTATTTTTCACGTCGAATTTATTTGAAGATATAAATGCTAGTAATTTTTttgtcaaaatttaaattttgagtTCTCAGGAAGCAGGAGTTGCATTCTTTGGGATGGAGTGAGTACGAAACTTTTTAGATCAAAATCTGACTGGGTTTCTCTGGTTCGGAATAGGAGCCGTAATTTGGAGGAGAGCTAGAGAAACCGTGCGCTGCGTGCAACGGTAAACTGGTTCCCCAGTGCCGAGCAAGCTGCACGCGCCACCTAAACCCAAGTCAACTATAGGTAATGCATCGATCCAACTCTTAAGGAAGCAACAATAGTTCCTGATAGTTACAACATGAATCCGTGGTAGCAATACACCCTCGCAATATGTATTCCTACTACTCAGTTCAACACTTCCAGTCCCTAGTAGTACAAGCAAGTACACACACTCGTTGTCTTTCTTTTGGAAAGCAAAACCTGCTTACCAGTTACCAGTGACAACTTgtgctttgttttctttttaccTCTTTTGGAACAACCAACAAAACACTATGAACAGAAAGAATTGGTCGTCTCCACCCGTATATAATCTGCACACCAAAGAATAAAACAAACCCAATTCCAACACCAGCCTTTTGCTGAAGCATCTTGTGGAACTTCTACACGCTTTTTAGCAAAGGATGGAGCGGGCGTCGATAACCGACTGCGGTGGATGCAGGTCCTTGTCCTGGAGGGCATTGCCCAGCAGCTTTTGCATCTCTGATGCAAAGACATCATCCAGGATCTGCGTGAGAAAATGTCAGGGTTAGCATGATGGTCATTGGAAGGCAACACTACAGGATGGAAATTGATTCTTAATTTCATTTTCCATTAGTTTTCAGTCCCTATAGCTTTCAGCACCAGCAGTTTTGATTTTGGGAAATGCATGGCTCGTCCTGAACTCCTGATACAAGTAAAAACTTAGTGCCAAGTGCAGGCTTACCCGTAGAGCATAATCAGATCCTCGGAACCAAATCCTGTTCTCCTTTCTACTCTCAAGAAACCTCAACACAATCTGCCCAAAAATCACTTTGATGCATAAGCACAAATTGGCAGCGCAAGGAAATGTTCAGAGTATTCTGGTTCTTGTCAGATTTACCTGGCCCAACCTATCCCAGACACCTCGGCAGATATCAACGAATATTCTGCTGGAGAAGACCTCATGCAGATTCCGGATGGAATCCAAGAGCTGAAGGCGGACAGCCTGCATCCTCTCTCTTATATCACTTTCACCATCGGCCTCTCTTGTTTCTTCAAGGATTCGCTTGAGCCTTGTATTCCTGTTAGCTTGTGCCTGAAAAAGGCATAACAGATTATGACCTCAGTCCATATGTAAACCATCTTAGTTAGCACTGGATCTCTTATAAAGCATGCAAAAATCATTCTTACATTGCTAACAAGCTTGTCCACTATCGCCTTCAGGTAGTTCTTGTACTTCTTCTTCAACATGACTGTGATGGAGTTCATTTGCTCTCCAAAGACATTGTTCCCACTTGTTATGGTTAGATACGCTGCCCATGACTTGAGAATTTCTTCAACTCGGCAGTGTAACACATCTAGCATCCGTTTAACTGTGTTCATGAATGCCCCCAACTGTGATAAAGAAAAGTGAAATTGTTCAGTAATGAACTAATCACTGCATCATTGTGCACAATATCTACAGGCATATCTACCTGACTTGGCACAGCATAGGGAGCTATAGACTGTCTTCTTGTTAGCCTTTGGACCTGCTTCTCAAGATATTTTGGTATGCCGTCTCTCAGAGGCATTAGAGTCTCCATGTATTGCTTCTCCAGTGCCTTCATAATTTCTCTTTCCACATCAGCAACGGCCTGAATAAGATAAGAAATATCAATTGACTCCATCGCAGGAGAAACATAAGAGCTGAAGCAAGGAATGTGTACATACACTCTCTAAACTCATCAGATATTGAGGCCATCTATTGATAACCACTCCATACTCATGTATGCTCTCTTTTATTTGCTCATACATTTGCACAACAAATGGTGAGATTGTTGACACTGCAGGGCATGATGCCTGCAAGGACAGGTGAGTGAAATCAGCCATTTGATTTATTTCTCCTcagttttttgtttttgaattttaCCTTCTCAGCTTTGCAATTATCAAGTAAGTGCAACCGAGTATCTTCAATCCAAACCATTATATAGTCATGAAACAGCTCCCTTGAAACCACACCCCCATGAACAGGCCTAGATTTGTAAAGATGGAACAAGTTGAATCAGCTAAACATAGTCGATATTGTATAATGAATCAGCCAGAAAGAGTGTAGCAGTTTGGGGCACATATCAATTGGAGAAGAAATTAAATGAGTACCAACTACTCATTTCTTACCTCACTTGCCAGGAGTGAAGATCTCTCTCAAAATCGGCAGTTGCAATTATCAGTTCAGCAACATGTTGTGATGGTCTCGATGGGGGACTTGAAGAAAGAAACCCCTTCAACCGTTTGCAGAGTTCGGTACTATATATGGATGCTGCTATGTTTGTCAGATCTATCGaactaaaatataaaaaaatgtgAGTGATGTTCAAATTGCTTATAAATACGATAAAATAATTTTACTAAGGCAAGAATATTTGCTACCTTGGAAGTATATTCTGATTGTGAATCTTAATGTCCGCTTGTATTTCACAACTTATGTTAATGCATAGTGTCTTCATTTTGAGATATGCAGCAGATATAGTCATAGGGTCTGTAAGAAGGCTGTCATTATTGCTTGACAGGAATTCATCTGTCTCAATCATATGTCTCCTGCACCTTTTTGCAGCAGCAGTCTGTAAAAACGGATTTTTATGATGTTCAGTTCTGTctacaaaaaataaataacataAAAAAATGTACTGTATTCATCATTGACTTGTAAAAACGGATTTTTATGACTTGTGCTGTAGATTTTCTATTGACTGTACGCTTGCACCACAAGTAAAAAAAAGGGAACATTTTTTCCAGTATATGCTGAATTCACATGCATTATTCACTAGAAAGAGGTCAAAATATTTGTTAACAAGGATTGATTAGCTAATGTCAAATAATCATACATGTAAAACCATTAATCGCATACAGTCATCATTGTTTCATGCAGGCTGGACAACTAATAAGAAACAACTGCATTTGACAAACAATCATAAGCTTGAATGTTCACAGATTATAGTCAGTTGAAAAATATATGAAATATAAATTGATTTATCGTGTattgcagaaatataaatgccTTCATCATGCTTGACACCAAGGTAGTTAGACATACTGACGTGTCTGAAAACGGCATCCAaatgaaaaatgctaaaaaataAGTCTGTGAAATGTGAAGTCTGACCTGCAAATAGCTTCTAAGTATGTCCTGTGCTTCTTTGGAGAGTATATCATGAAGTACGCTGAATATTTGAACTGCAGGTGCCAAAGCTGGTGCTGCACAATCTGATATGGGGCCATATAGATCTGACAATCCAGTAGGAGAATGTTCGTCCAGTGACTTGTAATTTTCAAACACAGCTGCTAGGAGACTCTTAATCCGATCTTCACAGTCCAGCATTATACTTCTCTGTTatttaaaaagaaaacaaggctCAATAAATGATGTGTGTTCTCCAATTTCTTCCTGTGTCTACGTACTATTGAAATCCAGAATTGTAAAAGGTTCTCATTTTGCAAGTATACATGATGCTAAACGAATTGTGCTACCAGTAACATTGAAATAAATGAAATTTGTCAAATACCCTGTGTGGCTGGACATTTTAATGCTTGCACAGCACAGTCACCTCTGAATCCATGGCCTATACATACAAGTTATGAGATATACATATGGAGCTTAAAGTTTACCTCTTGTCTTGTTAAAGTCCTATCTTCCCGTGCTTTCATGACAGGAAGAAGAAGTTCATGTATAAGTTCCAAACAATCCTTTGTTGGTATTGCCACATTCATAATGTAAGACAGGTACCTATGAAAGTAACAATGGTATTATCATGTTCGACTGTGTTTAACAATCATAATTCAGTGTCTACAAATCATGGAGCAATAGTTCACCTCAATTTTCTATATGCATCTGAAACTCCATAGTAGTCAGCGAACTCATCCAGTAGCCATTTCCATGAACCACTGATATGAAGCATTTTGCTATTGAAACTTTGAGCTCTCATTGCTGCTTCCAAGACCATGTCATATATGATGGTATCAACAGCTGGACCACCTTGCAGCATCTGTTGTAACGATATCACACAGTGCCCTTTCAGAATGTGATATCACATGGTATTATGACAGTTTTTTAATTGATTTGGAGTAAGAAAAGAATAGAAGAAATAACCTTTTCAGAAGCATAATTGTTGGAAGACATGGATAAGTTCATACATAGCTGAATTTTTCCTACGCACTCTTGATCCTCAAGATATAGAGGCCACCATCTAATGATTTCATCCTGCTATTTTCCAAACATGTGCAAATAAAAATGATTGCAGTGACTTTTCAGTATGATCATGAAACCTTTGCACAAATGTCTCGTTGAGTTTGTGTAACATACTTGAGTATCAGTAATTGAAGAAACTTGAATTTTTGCACGGCCTATGACAACCCTATTGTTGTCTTGTACTTCAACAATAATAACATCCCCCTGGCTCTCTAGATAACTGAAACACAATGCAAGTATATGAGTCAAGAATATTATATGAGTGAGTTTTGTAGTACCAATCATagaataaatacataaatattTAAACTGAACAATAACTAGGATACAACTTACAAGAGTTGAGATTCAC is drawn from Panicum virgatum strain AP13 chromosome 1N, P.virgatum_v5, whole genome shotgun sequence and contains these coding sequences:
- the LOC120654993 gene encoding uncharacterized protein LOC120654993 isoform X2, with product MMFTEGLDESAISWIKQGTDSPAPAPPRSPLAERPLLGQVAAAAAAPRSPALHARACGAGFFSPKGLPPVRTAGARHSGLLGRHAALLSAADSDEWEDGEEESVASWGMPEDCYGGNFSETADEACSSDSSLLRRAMDRCPGGWDEEVTSQLSRKGGGGGGGGGGIVRGHSKEFLRVEVRAAGAGAAGNCAGAQDPVDSSSHGHYFDEQKFQTPSAPPIAGDEDEVMFDAVETAETSEGLERTGLSSVADILAHDVHELPTSSNIHEHGVQMPYVENNLLAQIPSFTINVQNAWQSFVAYDACFRLCLNAWARNCMEAPEFLRDECMVLRSAFGIQNFLLHPKHSSQVDGKQVYDKDGSCTIKGRKLVKQIEIEVKKIRVVPHRPKLRATSSFRNLYMQAGSDYVRQISKVLKSQVTMLTSTSSTSLPEEMFTCTLELQSSCRGYQRDSISPQYLKPGTGESQLFYLESQGDVIIVEVQDNNRVVIGRAKIQVSSITDTQDEIIRWWPLYLEDQECVGKIQLCMNLSMSSNNYASEKMLQGGPAVDTIIYDMVLEAAMRAQSFNSKMLHISGSWKWLLDEFADYYGVSDAYRKLRYLSYIMNVAIPTKDCLELIHELLLPVMKAREDRTLTRQERSIMLDCEDRIKSLLAAVFENYKSLDEHSPTGLSDLYGPISDCAAPALAPAVQIFSVLHDILSKEAQDILRSYLQTAAAKRCRRHMIETDEFLSSNNDSLLTDPMTISAAYLKMKTLCINISCEIQADIKIHNQNILPSSIDLTNIAASIYSTELCKRLKGFLSSSPPSRPSQHVAELIIATADFERDLHSWQVRPVHGGVVSRELFHDYIMVWIEDTRLHLLDNCKAEKASCPAVSTISPFVVQMYEQIKESIHEYGVVINRWPQYLMSLESAVADVEREIMKALEKQYMETLMPLRDGIPKYLEKQVQRLTRRQSIAPYAVPSQLGAFMNTVKRMLDVLHCRVEEILKSWAAYLTITSGNNVFGEQMNSITVMLKKKYKNYLKAIVDKLVSNAQANRNTRLKRILEETREADGESDIRERMQAVRLQLLDSIRNLHEVFSSRIFVDICRGVWDRLGQIVLRFLESRKENRIWFRGSDYALRILDDVFASEMQKLLGNALQDKDLHPPQSVIDARSILC
- the LOC120654993 gene encoding uncharacterized protein LOC120654993 isoform X1 gives rise to the protein MMFTEGLDESAISWIKQGTDSPAPAPPRSPLAERPLLGQVAAAAAAPRSPALHARACGAGFFSPKGLPPVRTAGARHSGLLGRHAALLSAADSDEWEDGEEESVASWGMPEDCYGGNFSETADEACSSDSSLLRRAMDRCPGGWDEEVTSQLSRKGGGGGGGGGGIVRGHSKEFLRVEVRAAGAGAAGNCAGAQDPVDSSSHGHYFDEQKFQTPSAPPIAGDEDEVMFDAVETAETSEGLERTGLSSVADILAHDVHELPTSSNIHEHGVQMPYVENNLLAQIPSFTINVQNAWQSFVAYDACFRLCLNAWARNCMEAPEFLRDECMVLRSAFGIQNFLLHPKHSSQVDGKQVYDKDGSCTIKGRKLVKQIEIEVKKIRVVPHRPKLRATSSFRNLYMQAGSDYVRQISKVLKSQVTMLTSTSSTSLPEEMFTCTLELQSSCRGYQRDSISPQYLKPGTGESQLFYLESQGDVIIVEVQDNNRVVIGRAKIQVSSITDTQQDEIIRWWPLYLEDQECVGKIQLCMNLSMSSNNYASEKMLQGGPAVDTIIYDMVLEAAMRAQSFNSKMLHISGSWKWLLDEFADYYGVSDAYRKLRYLSYIMNVAIPTKDCLELIHELLLPVMKAREDRTLTRQERSIMLDCEDRIKSLLAAVFENYKSLDEHSPTGLSDLYGPISDCAAPALAPAVQIFSVLHDILSKEAQDILRSYLQTAAAKRCRRHMIETDEFLSSNNDSLLTDPMTISAAYLKMKTLCINISCEIQADIKIHNQNILPSSIDLTNIAASIYSTELCKRLKGFLSSSPPSRPSQHVAELIIATADFERDLHSWQVRPVHGGVVSRELFHDYIMVWIEDTRLHLLDNCKAEKASCPAVSTISPFVVQMYEQIKESIHEYGVVINRWPQYLMSLESAVADVEREIMKALEKQYMETLMPLRDGIPKYLEKQVQRLTRRQSIAPYAVPSQLGAFMNTVKRMLDVLHCRVEEILKSWAAYLTITSGNNVFGEQMNSITVMLKKKYKNYLKAIVDKLVSNAQANRNTRLKRILEETREADGESDIRERMQAVRLQLLDSIRNLHEVFSSRIFVDICRGVWDRLGQIVLRFLESRKENRIWFRGSDYALRILDDVFASEMQKLLGNALQDKDLHPPQSVIDARSILC